A single region of the Arthrobacter sp. zg-Y820 genome encodes:
- a CDS encoding DUF4389 domain-containing protein: MRTGKIFMLVIGSLLILIGLGLAAGAAVVGTLNAQQGDDQYFSAPQEVYEVDSYALTAPEIEVSEGVSSQDNLGTLQVVGESTTPGQELFIGVGPRADVDRYLADVQHSELEEVTFRPFRPYYEERQGTAAPAPPGEQDFWTATASGSGEQTLDWNLAEGNWTAVVMNADGSRPVSAELQIGVRSDLLGPLTWTLLISSIVFLAAGIGLAVAGARGLNRQRGAGGPGGPYDSYASAGVPGPGQPGQVGQQGRPGQPGQPGGPPQTYGQMQDRYGREQELPPPGSGTGESAGAIGAAGATAAGMARARSSAAASGTASGGAQRSATVAPGAAGGGAAGMAVGVRDPGLMGPRYPVRLYGELDPNLSRWMWLVKWFLAIPHYIVLFFLWIAFFVSTVIAGLVILFTGRYPRGLFDFNVGVVRWSWRVTFYATRVLGTDRYPPFTLQRTDYPADFSVDYPRELSRWLVLVKWWLLVLPQALIVSAITEATMVVNRFWVTGSDQEFWNGEWTRLGPGGMWQGGWNEDWNDTVFTTVSWQGLSLLSLLVLIAAVILLFTGRYPRQLFDLLMGLNRWTYRVLAYTALMRDEYPPFRLDQGPADRRDEAAGLGRPGPG, encoded by the coding sequence ATGAGAACTGGCAAAATCTTCATGCTTGTCATCGGGAGCCTGCTGATCCTCATCGGGTTGGGCTTGGCGGCCGGTGCTGCCGTGGTTGGAACGCTGAACGCCCAGCAGGGTGATGACCAATACTTCTCCGCTCCGCAAGAGGTGTACGAGGTGGATTCCTACGCGCTCACCGCACCGGAAATCGAGGTGAGCGAGGGCGTGAGTTCCCAGGACAACTTGGGAACGCTCCAGGTGGTGGGGGAATCCACCACCCCCGGGCAGGAACTGTTCATCGGAGTCGGGCCCCGCGCCGACGTCGACCGGTATCTTGCGGACGTGCAGCACAGCGAATTGGAGGAGGTAACCTTCCGCCCGTTCCGTCCCTATTACGAGGAGCGGCAGGGGACCGCGGCTCCCGCACCTCCCGGCGAGCAGGATTTCTGGACCGCCACGGCCAGCGGCAGCGGTGAACAAACGCTGGACTGGAACCTGGCCGAAGGCAACTGGACCGCCGTGGTGATGAATGCCGACGGCAGCCGCCCGGTGTCGGCCGAGCTGCAGATCGGTGTCCGCTCGGATCTGCTTGGTCCGCTGACCTGGACCCTGCTGATCAGCAGCATCGTGTTCCTCGCAGCGGGAATCGGCCTGGCCGTGGCCGGTGCCAGGGGGTTGAACCGGCAGCGCGGCGCCGGGGGCCCGGGCGGGCCCTACGACAGCTACGCGTCGGCAGGCGTGCCGGGGCCGGGGCAGCCGGGTCAGGTGGGACAGCAAGGGCGGCCCGGACAGCCGGGACAGCCGGGAGGGCCGCCGCAAACGTATGGGCAGATGCAGGACCGCTACGGGCGGGAACAGGAGCTGCCCCCGCCCGGGTCGGGCACCGGCGAATCCGCCGGCGCAATCGGGGCCGCCGGCGCCACTGCGGCTGGCATGGCCCGCGCACGTTCCTCGGCGGCAGCGAGCGGAACCGCATCGGGTGGAGCTCAAAGAAGCGCGACGGTAGCACCGGGTGCCGCCGGAGGAGGAGCGGCCGGGATGGCCGTCGGCGTTCGGGACCCGGGGCTCATGGGACCCCGGTATCCGGTGCGGCTGTACGGTGAGCTTGACCCGAACCTGTCCCGCTGGATGTGGCTGGTGAAATGGTTCCTCGCCATCCCGCACTACATCGTGCTGTTTTTCCTGTGGATCGCCTTTTTCGTCTCCACGGTCATTGCCGGCCTGGTGATCCTGTTCACCGGTCGTTATCCGCGGGGACTCTTTGACTTCAACGTGGGCGTGGTCCGCTGGAGCTGGCGGGTTACCTTCTACGCCACCCGGGTGCTCGGCACCGACCGCTATCCGCCCTTCACCCTGCAGCGCACCGACTATCCGGCCGATTTCAGTGTCGACTATCCGCGCGAGCTCTCCCGCTGGCTGGTCCTGGTGAAGTGGTGGCTGCTCGTCCTCCCGCAGGCCCTGATTGTCAGTGCCATCACCGAAGCCACGATGGTGGTGAATCGGTTCTGGGTAACAGGCAGCGACCAGGAATTCTGGAACGGAGAGTGGACGCGGTTGGGCCCCGGGGGAATGTGGCAGGGCGGCTGGAATGAAGACTGGAACGACACCGTTTTTACCACCGTCAGCTGGCAGGGCCTTTCCCTGCTGAGCCTTCTGGTCCTGATTGCCGCAGTCATTCTGCTGTTCACCGGCCGCTACCCGCGCCAGCTGTTTGATCTGCTGATGGGACTGAACCGCTGGACCTACCGTGTTCTCGCCTACACAGCCCTCATGCGCGACGAGTATCCTCCGTTCCGGCTGGACCAGGGCCCGGCGGACCGCCGGGACGAGGCCGCCGGACTGGGCCGGCCGGGCCCCGGCTGA
- a CDS encoding carboxylesterase/lipase family protein: MTTDVASLLVPTATGLVRGIVADGVRTWRGIPYAAPPVGDLRLRAPRPPERWNGVLNGSSFGAAPPQSRNPSLTGFRRRAPMDEDCLTLNVSAPLEPAAERLPVLVYFYGGAFSSGSSTVKTYRGSHLVRTGEAVYVSLNYRIGALGFMDFSSFSTAGRTFDSNLGLRDQVAALEWVRDNIAGFGGDPDNVTIFGESAGGISVTSLMCIPAARGLFHQAYAQSAAPSSAYSLELHAAWARDLLEILNVPLADAAEALSVLPAEALVRATNRLTSKIGPADKPGSLSVSPVVDGDFLPEHPIDTFKKGQAAPVPLVLGTMAREGALFAKIVDILPSTPDRIEKMFAGTDPDAQARVLAAYPGYPSKERSVEISGDLVFWYPSTMVAESHSLVAPTWSYRYDFATPMMNLLGFGATHAMDVPVMFGETREPITRALSLLGGGGTLRELSARFQGTLLSLAKTGSPGDDWPRYEPVQRRTRIFDREDRIELDPFPERREAWSGYRGYL; this comes from the coding sequence ATGACCACCGACGTCGCCTCCCTGCTGGTTCCCACCGCCACCGGCCTGGTCCGGGGAATCGTCGCCGACGGCGTCCGCACCTGGCGGGGCATTCCCTATGCCGCGCCTCCGGTGGGCGATCTGCGGCTGCGGGCGCCGCGCCCGCCGGAGCGCTGGAATGGAGTCCTGAACGGAAGCAGCTTCGGAGCCGCCCCGCCCCAGTCCCGGAATCCCTCGCTGACCGGATTCCGGCGCCGGGCCCCCATGGATGAGGACTGCCTGACACTGAACGTCTCGGCGCCGCTGGAACCTGCCGCCGAACGGCTCCCCGTGCTGGTGTACTTTTACGGCGGTGCGTTCAGCTCCGGTTCGTCCACAGTCAAGACCTACCGCGGCTCCCATCTGGTCCGGACGGGTGAGGCCGTTTACGTCTCCCTGAACTACCGGATCGGGGCGCTGGGGTTCATGGACTTCAGCTCCTTCTCGACTGCCGGGCGGACCTTCGACTCCAACCTGGGCCTGCGCGACCAGGTGGCAGCCCTGGAATGGGTGCGGGACAACATTGCGGGCTTCGGCGGGGATCCGGACAATGTGACCATTTTTGGTGAATCCGCCGGGGGCATCTCCGTCACGTCGCTGATGTGCATCCCCGCCGCGCGGGGGCTCTTCCATCAGGCCTACGCCCAGAGCGCCGCTCCGTCCAGCGCTTACTCGCTCGAGCTGCACGCCGCCTGGGCCCGGGATTTGCTGGAGATCCTGAACGTGCCCCTGGCGGATGCCGCGGAGGCCCTGTCAGTGCTTCCGGCGGAAGCACTGGTCCGGGCCACCAACCGGCTGACGTCGAAGATCGGTCCGGCCGACAAGCCCGGATCCCTGAGCGTGTCTCCGGTGGTTGACGGCGACTTCCTGCCGGAGCACCCCATTGACACCTTCAAGAAGGGCCAGGCTGCGCCGGTGCCGCTGGTGCTGGGAACGATGGCCCGGGAAGGAGCGCTGTTCGCCAAAATCGTGGACATCCTGCCCTCCACGCCGGACCGCATCGAGAAGATGTTCGCCGGCACCGATCCGGACGCCCAGGCCCGTGTGCTGGCCGCCTATCCCGGCTACCCGTCGAAGGAGCGGTCGGTGGAAATCAGCGGTGACCTGGTGTTCTGGTATCCGTCAACGATGGTGGCCGAGTCCCATTCGCTGGTGGCCCCCACCTGGTCCTACCGGTATGACTTCGCCACCCCCATGATGAACCTCCTGGGGTTCGGAGCCACACACGCGATGGACGTGCCGGTGATGTTCGGCGAAACCCGGGAACCGATTACCCGGGCGTTGTCCCTGCTGGGCGGGGGCGGAACGCTGAGGGAACTTTCCGCCCGATTTCAGGGCACCCTCCTGAGCCTGGCCAAAACCGGCAGCCCCGGAGACGACTGGCCCCGGTACGAGCCGGTGCAGCGCCGCACCCGGATTTTCGACCGGGAGGACCGGATCGAGCTGGACCCGTTTCCCGAGCGGCGTGAGGCCTGGTCGGGCTATCGCGGATACCTGTGA
- a CDS encoding N(5)-(carboxyethyl)ornithine synthase, protein MSGTATDDTLMTLGVIGTSRKTDERRLPLHPRHLERIDADVRERMILEQGYGERFGFADAQLAPLVARLAPRSEVMAASDVVLLPKPQAADLQDLSDGQILWGWPHCVQDPLITQLAVDKSLTLIAFEAMNHWTPDGGFGLHVFHKNNELAGYSSVLHALELAGSTGDYGRRLTAVVIGFGATARGAVTALKALGIHDVQVLTNRETAAVGSPIHSARILRLERDDDQPHLSHVVTDDGPEPLAQFLAGYDLVVNCTLQDPNAPLTYLQESDLAAFAPGSLIIDVSCDEGMGFSWAKPTSFAEPVFAVGAGILYYAVDHSPSHLWDSATWEISEAVLPFLRTVMSGPAAWDAEASVARAIEIRNGRILNPAILAFQGRSADYPHTVTGG, encoded by the coding sequence ATGAGCGGCACGGCTACGGACGACACTCTGATGACGCTTGGCGTGATCGGAACTTCGCGGAAGACTGACGAACGGCGCCTGCCTCTGCACCCGCGCCATCTGGAGCGGATCGACGCCGATGTCCGGGAGCGGATGATCCTGGAGCAGGGCTACGGCGAACGTTTCGGTTTCGCCGATGCGCAGCTTGCCCCGCTGGTGGCACGCCTGGCTCCGCGGAGCGAGGTGATGGCCGCTTCCGACGTCGTGCTGCTGCCCAAGCCGCAGGCCGCTGACCTGCAGGACCTCTCCGACGGGCAGATCCTTTGGGGCTGGCCGCACTGCGTGCAGGATCCGCTCATTACCCAGCTGGCCGTGGACAAGTCTCTGACGCTGATTGCCTTTGAAGCCATGAATCACTGGACGCCGGACGGCGGATTCGGACTGCACGTCTTCCATAAGAACAATGAGCTCGCCGGTTACAGCTCGGTGTTGCATGCCCTGGAGCTCGCCGGCTCCACCGGCGACTACGGCCGGCGGCTCACCGCCGTCGTCATTGGCTTTGGCGCCACTGCCCGCGGCGCGGTCACGGCACTGAAGGCGCTGGGCATCCACGATGTGCAGGTGCTCACGAACCGGGAGACCGCCGCCGTCGGATCCCCCATCCACTCCGCACGGATCCTGCGGTTGGAGCGCGACGACGACCAGCCGCACCTCAGCCACGTAGTCACCGACGACGGGCCGGAGCCGCTGGCGCAATTCCTGGCAGGCTACGACCTGGTGGTGAACTGCACCCTTCAGGATCCCAACGCCCCGCTGACCTATCTCCAGGAATCGGACTTGGCCGCCTTTGCTCCGGGCAGCCTCATCATTGACGTGTCCTGTGACGAAGGGATGGGTTTTTCCTGGGCGAAACCCACCTCCTTCGCCGAGCCGGTATTCGCCGTCGGTGCGGGCATCCTCTACTACGCGGTGGATCACAGCCCCTCGCATCTGTGGGACTCGGCGACGTGGGAAATCAGCGAAGCCGTCCTGCCGTTCCTGCGGACGGTGATGTCCGGTCCCGCGGCCTGGGACGCCGAAGCCAGCGTGGCGCGGGCCATTGAAATCCGCAACGGCCGCATCCTGAATCCCGCGATTCTGGCCTTCCAGGGCCGCTCCGCCGACTATCCGCACACCGTGACCGGCGGCTGA
- the lpdA gene encoding dihydrolipoyl dehydrogenase has protein sequence MSEHYDVVVLGAGPGGYVAAIRAAQLGLSVAVVEEKYWGGVCLNVGCIPSKALLRNAELAQIFSNQAKTFGISGDVSFDFGAAFDRSRQVADGRVKGVHFLMKKNKITEYDGHGVFTDDHSLEVSLSKGGTETVTFDNAIIATGTYVRLLPGVELSDNVVTYEAQILDRELPKKMVIVGAGAIGMEFGYVLRSYGVDVTIIEFLDRALPNEDADVSKEITKAYKKLGIPILASTKVETVTDNGSSVTVTYKDKDGKDGSIDADRVMLSIGFAPRTEGYGLEKTGVALTDRGAIGIDDYMRTNVPHIYAIGDITAKLQLAHVAEAMGVVAAETIGKAETLPLGDYRMMPRATFCQPQVASFGLTEQQARDEGHDVVVSTFPFTANGKAHGLGEPVGFVKLVADKEHLELLGGHLIGPDVSELLPELTLAQKWDLTAHELARNVHTHPTLSEALQEAFHGLTGHMINF, from the coding sequence ATGAGTGAACATTACGACGTCGTGGTCCTGGGAGCCGGTCCGGGCGGCTACGTAGCTGCCATCCGCGCAGCCCAGCTGGGGCTTAGCGTGGCAGTGGTGGAGGAAAAGTACTGGGGCGGAGTCTGCCTGAACGTCGGGTGCATTCCTTCCAAGGCCCTGCTGCGCAATGCCGAGCTGGCCCAGATTTTCTCCAACCAGGCCAAGACCTTCGGGATCAGCGGAGACGTCAGCTTCGATTTCGGTGCTGCTTTCGACCGCAGCCGCCAGGTGGCTGACGGCCGCGTCAAGGGTGTGCACTTCCTCATGAAGAAGAATAAGATCACCGAGTATGACGGCCACGGAGTGTTTACCGACGACCACAGCCTTGAGGTCAGCCTCTCCAAGGGCGGCACCGAGACGGTTACCTTCGACAACGCCATCATTGCCACCGGAACCTACGTGCGGCTGCTGCCCGGGGTGGAGCTTTCGGACAACGTGGTGACCTATGAGGCGCAGATCCTGGACCGGGAGCTGCCGAAGAAGATGGTGATCGTCGGAGCAGGCGCCATTGGAATGGAGTTCGGCTACGTCCTGCGCAGCTACGGCGTGGACGTGACCATCATCGAGTTCCTGGATCGGGCGCTGCCCAATGAGGACGCGGACGTTTCCAAGGAAATCACCAAGGCCTACAAGAAGCTGGGGATACCGATCCTGGCATCGACCAAGGTCGAGACGGTCACCGACAACGGATCGTCCGTGACCGTGACGTATAAGGACAAGGACGGCAAGGACGGGTCCATCGACGCGGACCGGGTCATGCTTTCCATCGGGTTTGCCCCGCGCACCGAAGGCTACGGGCTGGAAAAGACCGGCGTTGCGCTCACCGACCGGGGTGCCATCGGCATTGACGACTACATGCGGACCAACGTCCCGCACATCTACGCGATCGGTGACATCACGGCCAAGCTGCAGCTCGCCCATGTGGCGGAGGCGATGGGCGTGGTGGCGGCCGAAACCATCGGCAAGGCCGAAACCCTGCCGCTGGGTGACTACCGCATGATGCCGCGGGCCACGTTCTGCCAGCCGCAGGTCGCCAGCTTCGGGCTGACCGAACAGCAGGCCCGCGACGAGGGCCATGACGTGGTGGTCAGTACCTTCCCCTTCACAGCAAACGGAAAGGCCCACGGCCTGGGCGAGCCGGTGGGATTCGTGAAGCTGGTGGCGGACAAGGAACATCTGGAACTGCTCGGCGGGCATCTGATCGGACCGGATGTCTCCGAACTGCTGCCCGAGTTGACCCTGGCCCAGAAGTGGGATCTGACCGCCCATGAACTTGCCCGGAACGTGCACACGCACCCGACACTCAGTGAGGCCCTGCAGGAGGCATTCCACGGCCTGACTGGCCACATGATCAACTTCTGA